One region of Methanobacterium sp. genomic DNA includes:
- a CDS encoding flavodoxin, whose amino-acid sequence MKIGIIVHSITNNTYSVAQKLHDKLIEAGHDVEIRRVSMVGGDRPEGKNIELENPPDVSPYDALIFGSPVHAFSLAPAMRVYLEQIPSVQDKKIALYVTKGLRFDWTGGTRAIGQMKKICQSKGGIIMGTGIIVWNKQRDQKIAEIVQKFSTLF is encoded by the coding sequence ATGAAAATAGGAATTATAGTCCATTCAATAACGAATAATACGTATTCTGTTGCCCAGAAGCTCCACGATAAGCTTATAGAAGCCGGACATGATGTAGAAATCAGAAGGGTGAGTATGGTCGGCGGAGACAGGCCTGAAGGTAAAAATATAGAACTCGAAAATCCGCCAGATGTAAGCCCATATGATGCATTAATTTTCGGCAGTCCAGTGCATGCATTTTCCCTTGCACCAGCAATGAGAGTATATTTGGAGCAAATTCCATCAGTTCAGGATAAGAAAATAGCTCTTTATGTTACAAAGGGCTTACGATTTGATTGGACAGGTGGAACCCGTGCAATTGGCCAGATGAAGAAAATTTGTCAGTCTAAAGGTGGAATAATCATGGGAACAGGTATTATTGTCTGGAACAAACAGCGCGATCAAAAGATTGCTGAAATAGTTCAGAAATTCTCTACATTATTTTAA